One region of Anaeromyxobacter paludicola genomic DNA includes:
- the hisZ gene encoding ATP phosphoribosyltransferase regulatory subunit has translation MLDLSLPAGLRDLLPDHSAHLAELSGRLHDVFSSFGYRRVFLPTLERLEVVERGLSPAALAGVLKFVEPGSGEVVAIRPDITPQIARLYATRADALPSPARLCYDGPVLRAREARAGRPREVYQAGVELLGAGGPRADAEALLLLARSLETVGLSGTVIEVGHARFAAEVLAAARLGPAALAVAHEALARKDADGLAAAARRARGPAGAREAMPLLVSLYGEGALTRARALAKGLPGAASALREVESALRLARRRGLPEVTVDLGEVRGLGYYTGIVFAGYAPGAGSAVAAGGRYDGLLARFGRPDPAIGFAVDLEFATQALERQAGRGRRPPRRAASRAGRRASP, from the coding sequence ATGCTCGACCTCTCCCTGCCCGCAGGCCTCCGGGACCTGCTCCCCGACCACTCGGCGCACCTCGCGGAGCTCTCCGGCAGGCTGCACGACGTCTTCTCCTCGTTCGGCTATCGCCGGGTCTTCCTGCCGACCCTCGAGCGGCTCGAGGTGGTGGAGCGGGGGCTCTCGCCGGCCGCCCTCGCCGGCGTGCTCAAGTTCGTCGAGCCCGGCTCCGGCGAGGTGGTCGCCATCCGGCCCGACATCACCCCGCAGATCGCCCGGCTCTACGCGACCCGCGCCGACGCGCTCCCGTCGCCCGCCCGGCTCTGCTACGACGGGCCCGTGCTGCGCGCCCGCGAGGCGCGCGCCGGCCGGCCGCGCGAGGTCTACCAGGCCGGCGTCGAGCTCCTCGGGGCCGGCGGCCCCAGGGCGGACGCCGAGGCGCTGCTGCTCCTGGCGCGCTCGCTCGAGACGGTCGGCCTCTCCGGCACGGTGATCGAGGTGGGCCACGCCCGCTTCGCGGCCGAGGTGCTCGCCGCGGCCCGGCTCGGGCCGGCGGCGCTGGCGGTGGCGCACGAGGCGCTCGCCCGCAAGGACGCGGACGGGCTCGCGGCCGCGGCGCGGCGCGCGCGGGGCCCGGCCGGGGCCCGCGAGGCGATGCCGCTCCTGGTCTCGCTCTACGGGGAGGGGGCGCTCACCCGCGCCCGCGCCCTGGCGAAGGGGCTCCCCGGCGCGGCCTCCGCGCTGCGGGAGGTGGAGTCGGCGCTCCGGCTGGCGCGCCGGCGCGGCCTGCCCGAGGTCACGGTGGATCTCGGCGAGGTGCGCGGGCTCGGTTACTACACCGGGATCGTCTTCGCCGGGTACGCGCCCGGGGCGGGCAGCGCCGTGGCCGCCGGGGGCCGCTACGACGGGCTCCTGGCCCGCTTCGGGCGACCCGACCCGGCCATCGGCTTCGCCGTGGACCTGGAGTTCGCCACGCAGGCGCTGGAGCGCCAGGCGGGCCGCGGTCGCCGGCCGCCTCGACGCGCCGCGTCCAGGGCGGGGCGCCGCGCGTCCCCCTAG
- the serA gene encoding phosphoglycerate dehydrogenase: MPNRVLVADDLSAEGIRILREAGLEVDVKVGLPPDALADLIGDYDALAVRSATKVTAKLLERAARLKVVGRAGVGVDNVDLDAATRRGVVVMNTPGGSSVTVAELTVAHILALARHVAQATASVKGGKWEKKRFQGRELAGKTLGVVGIGNIGSIVVNRCRAFGMRAVAYDPFISADAAARLGVTPVTLDELWAQADVVSLHVPLTEQTRNLVSADVLRRLRPGALLVNCARGGLVDEAALAEALAEGRLGGAAFDVFEKEPPAPDHPLLRSERFICTPHIGASTEEAQAAVAVGIAEQLAAYLARGEVKNAVNLPAVSPEALERVGPYLELALRLGSLAAQLGLGLGGVEEVKVEFAGELASAPQRPLTARVLRGLFQHFLEEPVNEVSAPAVARDRGIAVREERSADAEDYVSLLTVRLRGQAREVVVSGTVFGRKEPRVVRVNQFRLAAEPEGDLVICENDDAPGVVGNLGVALGEAGVNIARIALARADDRSAAFCLLNVDSPPGPELLERLRRLPHVRSVRVARI, encoded by the coding sequence ATGCCGAACCGGGTGCTGGTCGCCGACGACCTGTCCGCGGAGGGGATCCGCATCCTCCGCGAGGCCGGCCTCGAGGTGGACGTGAAGGTCGGGCTCCCGCCCGACGCGCTCGCCGATCTCATCGGCGACTACGACGCGCTCGCGGTGCGGAGCGCCACCAAGGTCACGGCGAAGCTCCTCGAGCGCGCCGCCCGGCTCAAGGTGGTGGGACGGGCCGGGGTCGGCGTGGACAACGTGGACCTCGACGCCGCCACCCGGCGCGGCGTGGTGGTGATGAACACCCCCGGCGGCTCCTCGGTCACGGTGGCCGAGCTGACGGTCGCGCACATCCTGGCGCTGGCCCGCCACGTGGCCCAGGCCACCGCCAGCGTCAAGGGCGGCAAGTGGGAGAAGAAGCGGTTCCAGGGGCGCGAGCTCGCCGGCAAGACGCTCGGCGTGGTCGGCATCGGCAACATCGGCTCCATCGTGGTGAACCGCTGCCGCGCCTTCGGCATGCGCGCCGTCGCCTACGACCCGTTCATCTCGGCGGACGCCGCCGCGCGCCTCGGCGTCACCCCCGTCACGCTCGACGAGCTCTGGGCGCAGGCCGACGTCGTCTCGCTCCACGTGCCGCTCACCGAGCAGACCCGCAACCTCGTGTCGGCCGACGTGCTCCGCCGGCTCAGGCCGGGCGCGCTGCTCGTGAACTGCGCGCGGGGAGGGCTCGTGGACGAGGCGGCGCTGGCCGAGGCGCTCGCCGAGGGGCGGCTCGGCGGGGCGGCCTTCGACGTGTTCGAGAAGGAGCCGCCCGCCCCGGACCACCCGCTCCTCCGGAGCGAGCGGTTCATCTGCACGCCGCACATCGGGGCCTCCACCGAGGAGGCCCAGGCGGCGGTCGCGGTCGGCATCGCCGAGCAGCTCGCGGCCTACCTCGCCCGCGGCGAGGTGAAGAACGCGGTGAACCTCCCGGCCGTCTCCCCCGAGGCGCTGGAGCGGGTCGGGCCGTACCTCGAGCTCGCGCTCCGGCTCGGGTCGCTCGCCGCCCAGCTCGGGCTCGGCCTCGGGGGCGTGGAGGAGGTGAAGGTGGAGTTCGCGGGCGAGCTCGCCTCGGCGCCGCAGCGGCCCCTCACCGCGCGCGTCCTGCGCGGCCTCTTCCAGCACTTCCTCGAGGAGCCGGTGAACGAGGTGAGCGCGCCGGCGGTCGCCAGGGACCGCGGGATCGCCGTGCGCGAGGAGCGGAGCGCCGACGCAGAGGACTACGTGAGCCTCCTCACCGTCCGCCTGCGCGGCCAGGCGCGCGAGGTGGTGGTCTCGGGCACCGTCTTCGGACGCAAGGAGCCGCGGGTGGTGCGGGTGAACCAGTTCCGGCTCGCCGCCGAGCCCGAGGGCGACCTCGTCATCTGCGAGAACGACGACGCGCCGGGCGTGGTGGGGAACCTGGGCGTCGCCCTCGGCGAGGCGGGGGTGAACATCGCCCGCATCGCCCTCGCCCGGGCCGACGACCGGTCGGCGGCCTTCTGCCTGCTCAACGTGGACTCGCCGCCCGGCCCCGAGCTCCTCGAGCGGCTGCGGCGCCTGCCTCACGTGCGCTCGGTCCGGGTCGCGCGCATCTAG
- a CDS encoding CarD family transcriptional regulator: protein MAPIQPNHNFKVGDKAVYPGQGVGEVMGIEHKEVAGQRQSFYVLKILDNGMKIMIPMNKVGSVGLREIIGEKDVRKVYSILKEKEVSVDSTTWNRRYREYMDKIKTGSVFEIAEVLRDLYLLRSDKDLSFGERKMLDTARSLLIKELAIAKDCDEQDVESDLKKIFNIN, encoded by the coding sequence ATGGCGCCCATCCAGCCTAACCACAACTTCAAGGTCGGTGACAAGGCAGTCTATCCCGGCCAGGGAGTGGGTGAGGTCATGGGGATCGAGCACAAGGAGGTCGCCGGCCAGCGGCAGTCCTTCTACGTCCTCAAGATCCTCGACAACGGCATGAAGATCATGATCCCCATGAACAAGGTCGGCTCGGTCGGCCTGCGGGAGATCATCGGGGAGAAGGACGTTCGCAAGGTCTACAGCATCCTCAAGGAGAAGGAGGTCTCGGTCGACTCCACGACCTGGAACCGCCGCTACCGCGAGTACATGGACAAGATCAAGACCGGCTCGGTCTTCGAGATCGCCGAGGTGCTGCGCGACCTGTACCTGCTCCGCTCCGACAAGGACCTCTCCTTCGGCGAGCGCAAGATGCTCGACACCGCCCGCTCCCTGCTCATCAAGGAGCTCGCGATCGCCAAGGATTGCGACGAGCAGGACGTCGAGAGCGACCTCAAGAAGATCTTCAACATCAACTGA
- a CDS encoding TetR/AcrR family transcriptional regulator: MPGARNGKRSPPRPEPAPSAEEPEKRRAILHAAVRVFAEKGYHGCRIADVAKQAGVAYGLVYHYFRNKDELLESVFAEQWTIFINAIRAIAEGPGSASEHLASICRFAVDVYKTSPSAVRVLLLEVARTPNVLRAGSTAQTFQTAVALVAGIVRRGQREGDLRGDADPTVAAASLLGALELTLTAAVVGLVEGAREEDAERLKAEVVGFALHGLSVRPRG; this comes from the coding sequence TTGCCCGGCGCCCGCAACGGAAAGCGCAGCCCTCCACGCCCCGAGCCGGCTCCGTCCGCGGAGGAGCCGGAGAAGCGGCGCGCCATCCTGCACGCGGCGGTGCGGGTCTTCGCGGAGAAGGGTTACCACGGCTGCCGGATCGCCGACGTCGCCAAGCAGGCCGGGGTGGCCTACGGCCTCGTCTACCACTACTTCCGGAACAAGGACGAGCTGCTCGAGAGCGTCTTCGCGGAGCAGTGGACCATCTTCATCAACGCCATCCGGGCGATCGCCGAGGGGCCGGGCTCGGCCTCCGAGCACCTGGCCTCGATCTGCCGCTTCGCCGTGGACGTCTACAAGACCTCCCCCTCGGCGGTCCGGGTGCTGCTGCTCGAGGTGGCGCGCACCCCCAACGTGCTGCGCGCCGGCTCCACGGCCCAGACCTTCCAGACCGCGGTGGCCCTCGTGGCCGGCATCGTCCGCCGCGGCCAGCGCGAGGGCGACCTCCGCGGGGACGCCGACCCGACCGTCGCCGCCGCCTCGCTCCTCGGCGCGCTCGAGCTCACCCTCACCGCCGCCGTGGTCGGCCTCGTCGAGGGCGCGCGCGAGGAGGACGCCGAGCGGCTCAAGGCGGAGGTGGTCGGCTTCGCCCTCCACGGGCTCTCGGTGCGGCCGCGCGGGTAG
- a CDS encoding adenylosuccinate synthase, with protein MPNVVVIGAQWGDEGKGKFVDLLTLRADVVVRFQGGNNAGHTLVVGGQKTVLHLIPAGILHPGKSCVIGNGVVVDPEVFVEEIDALKQRGFLKDEGQLVLSLDAHVIMPWHKAIDVAREQRAGAGKIGTTGRGIGPTYEDKVARRGIRVRDLLDEARLARKVKDRLASANEELSRLGAQVALDEAAIVKSHAALGRRLATYARDASLWLHRAIQQGRSVLFEGAQGTLLDVDHGTYPFVTSSNTVAGNAVVGSGVGPTAIDRVIGITKAYSTRVGSGPYPSELLDATGEKLRQLGGEFGATTGRPRRTGWVDALALRYAARVNGLDGLALMKLDVLTGFEQLQIAVAYELDGKRVDEMPSDLEDLERAKPIYEALPGWTEDLKGARRWSDLPVNAQRYVERVAELVGVKVIAVSVGPDRDETIVLENPFDA; from the coding sequence ATGCCGAACGTGGTGGTCATCGGAGCGCAGTGGGGTGACGAGGGCAAGGGCAAGTTCGTGGACCTGCTCACCCTCAGGGCCGACGTCGTCGTCCGCTTCCAGGGCGGCAACAACGCCGGGCACACGCTCGTGGTCGGCGGGCAGAAGACCGTCCTCCACCTCATCCCGGCCGGCATCCTCCACCCGGGCAAGTCCTGCGTCATCGGCAACGGCGTGGTGGTCGATCCCGAGGTCTTCGTCGAGGAGATCGACGCGCTCAAGCAGCGCGGCTTCCTGAAGGACGAGGGGCAGCTCGTCCTCTCCCTCGACGCCCACGTGATCATGCCGTGGCACAAGGCGATCGACGTGGCCCGGGAGCAGCGCGCGGGCGCCGGCAAGATCGGCACCACCGGCCGCGGCATCGGCCCGACCTACGAGGACAAGGTGGCCCGGCGCGGCATCCGGGTCCGCGACCTCCTCGACGAGGCGCGGCTCGCGCGCAAGGTGAAGGACCGGCTCGCCTCCGCGAACGAGGAGCTCTCGCGCCTCGGCGCCCAGGTCGCGCTCGACGAGGCGGCCATCGTGAAGAGCCACGCCGCGCTCGGCCGGCGCCTCGCCACCTACGCCCGCGACGCCTCGCTCTGGCTGCACCGCGCCATCCAGCAGGGGCGCTCGGTGCTGTTCGAGGGCGCGCAGGGGACGCTCCTCGACGTGGATCACGGCACCTACCCGTTCGTCACGAGCTCGAACACCGTCGCCGGCAACGCGGTGGTCGGCTCGGGCGTCGGCCCCACGGCCATCGACCGCGTCATCGGCATCACCAAGGCCTACTCGACCCGCGTCGGCAGCGGCCCGTACCCGTCGGAGCTGCTCGACGCGACCGGCGAGAAGCTGCGGCAGCTGGGCGGCGAGTTCGGCGCCACCACCGGCCGCCCCCGGCGCACCGGCTGGGTGGACGCCCTCGCGCTCCGCTACGCCGCCCGCGTGAACGGGCTCGACGGGCTCGCGCTCATGAAGCTCGACGTGCTCACCGGCTTCGAGCAGCTCCAGATCGCGGTCGCCTACGAGCTCGACGGCAAGCGCGTGGACGAGATGCCGAGCGACCTCGAGGACCTCGAGCGCGCGAAGCCGATCTACGAGGCGCTCCCGGGCTGGACCGAGGACCTCAAGGGCGCCCGCCGCTGGAGCGACCTGCCGGTCAACGCGCAGCGGTACGTGGAGCGCGTGGCGGAGCTCGTGGGCGTCAAGGTCATCGCGGTCTCGGTGGGGCCGGACCGGGACGAGACCATCGTCCTCGAGAACCCGTTCGACGCCTAG
- a CDS encoding DNA internalization-related competence protein ComEC/Rec2 — translation MRRARPLVPLAIGFAAGLSFPGPIPLAAGMATGGLALLFPPLAPVGYAVLGAEVAAAARPRPGAPPAEGEVRLEGTVASLPDRSEDRARYRLRERSGRLLEVLSPEPDWPLAPGDQVALFARLRPFPPPLNPGGRDDAARAWARGVSLLALAWEPPVRFAPPSPLAAVDAARLRFGAAAAARLPPREAALVRAIGAGDRSAVDPATNEAFARSGLAHLLSVSGLHLAVVVSGLYALLRRLLARWDALAARLDPRRLAAALALPGAALYAAATGGDVPVVRSAVAAGAALVAVVLDREPDALNTLSLAGLAVLASDPGALRDVSFQLSFASVAGLALLSGPLRRALPFSPPPGWRGRAAEALVAGTCASVAATLATAPLVAFHFRRLSLLAPAANLAGIPLGSALTVTAALAALASACAAPLAAPFLWLSRPLATALLAVDDAFARPDWAVVGIASPGRLGLALCAAGGLGALALRGRARAACAALFVAALLAPGPLRALAARQRGGLEVIFLSVGQGDGAALRLPDGAVVLVDAGGEARGRYDPGAREVLPFLRDAGARRVTAAFLSHPHPDHLFGLAGVAGGMPVERLFSNGRPGDDAAAPYLARLPAATVLRRGDAWERAGVRFEVLGPPPDAGAWTENDASLVLRVRYGATAFLFPGDVEQEGEAALAASGQDLRAEVVKVPHHGSRTAVSPALAAAVRPGWAVASVGLSNRFGFPHPEAVSTWTGAGARFLRTDEGAVAFASDGRSVTRMEVSRWLDALAWSPPRL, via the coding sequence ATGAGGCGAGCGCGCCCGCTGGTCCCGCTCGCGATCGGTTTCGCCGCCGGGCTCTCCTTCCCCGGGCCGATCCCGCTCGCTGCTGGCATGGCAACCGGCGGGCTCGCCCTCCTGTTCCCGCCGCTCGCGCCTGTCGGCTACGCGGTCCTCGGCGCCGAGGTGGCCGCGGCCGCCCGGCCGCGCCCCGGCGCTCCCCCGGCCGAGGGCGAGGTCCGCCTCGAGGGGACCGTCGCGTCCCTGCCGGACCGCTCCGAGGACCGGGCCCGCTACCGGCTGCGCGAGCGCTCCGGCCGCCTCCTCGAGGTGCTCTCCCCGGAGCCGGACTGGCCGCTCGCCCCGGGGGACCAGGTGGCCCTCTTCGCGCGCCTCCGCCCTTTCCCGCCGCCCCTCAACCCGGGCGGCCGGGACGACGCGGCCCGCGCCTGGGCCCGGGGCGTCTCCCTGCTCGCCCTGGCCTGGGAGCCGCCGGTCCGGTTCGCGCCGCCCTCCCCGCTCGCGGCGGTGGACGCGGCCCGCCTCCGCTTCGGCGCCGCGGCGGCCGCGCGGCTCCCGCCGCGCGAGGCGGCCCTGGTGCGCGCCATCGGCGCGGGGGACCGCTCCGCCGTCGATCCGGCGACCAACGAGGCCTTCGCGCGGAGCGGGCTCGCGCACCTCCTCTCCGTGTCGGGGCTCCACCTCGCGGTGGTCGTCTCGGGCCTGTACGCCCTCCTCCGGAGGCTCCTCGCGCGCTGGGACGCCCTCGCCGCGCGGCTCGACCCGCGCCGGCTGGCCGCGGCGCTGGCGCTCCCCGGCGCGGCCCTGTACGCGGCGGCGACCGGGGGCGACGTCCCGGTGGTCCGCTCGGCGGTGGCGGCCGGCGCCGCGCTCGTCGCGGTGGTCCTCGACCGGGAGCCGGACGCGCTCAACACCCTCTCCCTCGCCGGCCTCGCCGTCCTGGCGAGCGACCCGGGCGCGCTGCGCGACGTCTCCTTCCAGCTCTCCTTCGCCTCGGTGGCCGGGCTCGCCCTGCTCTCCGGCCCGCTCCGCCGCGCCCTGCCCTTCTCGCCGCCGCCCGGCTGGCGAGGCCGGGCCGCCGAGGCGCTCGTCGCCGGCACCTGCGCCAGCGTCGCCGCGACCCTCGCCACCGCGCCGCTCGTCGCCTTCCACTTCCGGCGGCTGTCCCTGCTCGCCCCCGCCGCCAACCTCGCCGGCATCCCCCTCGGCTCGGCGCTCACCGTGACCGCCGCGCTCGCCGCGCTGGCGAGCGCCTGCGCCGCGCCGCTCGCGGCCCCGTTCCTCTGGCTCTCCCGGCCGCTCGCGACCGCCCTCCTCGCCGTCGACGACGCCTTCGCGCGGCCGGACTGGGCGGTGGTAGGGATCGCCTCCCCCGGGCGCCTGGGGCTCGCGCTCTGCGCCGCCGGCGGGCTCGGCGCGCTCGCGCTCCGGGGGCGGGCGCGCGCCGCGTGCGCCGCGCTGTTCGTCGCGGCCCTCCTCGCCCCGGGCCCGCTGCGCGCCCTCGCGGCGCGCCAGCGCGGCGGCCTCGAGGTGATCTTCCTCTCGGTGGGCCAGGGGGACGGGGCCGCGCTGCGGCTCCCCGACGGCGCCGTGGTGCTGGTGGACGCGGGCGGGGAGGCGCGCGGCCGCTACGACCCCGGCGCGCGCGAGGTGCTCCCCTTCCTCCGCGACGCCGGCGCCCGGCGGGTGACCGCCGCGTTCCTCTCCCACCCCCACCCCGATCACCTCTTCGGCCTCGCCGGGGTGGCCGGGGGGATGCCGGTGGAGCGGCTCTTCTCGAACGGCCGGCCGGGCGACGACGCCGCGGCGCCCTACCTGGCCCGGCTCCCGGCGGCGACGGTCCTCCGGCGCGGCGACGCCTGGGAGCGGGCCGGCGTCCGCTTCGAGGTGCTCGGACCGCCCCCGGACGCCGGCGCCTGGACCGAGAACGACGCCTCGCTCGTGCTCCGGGTCCGCTACGGCGCGACCGCGTTCCTGTTCCCCGGCGACGTCGAGCAGGAGGGGGAGGCGGCGCTGGCGGCGTCGGGGCAGGACCTCCGGGCCGAGGTGGTGAAGGTCCCGCACCACGGGAGCCGCACCGCCGTCAGCCCGGCGCTCGCCGCGGCCGTGCGGCCCGGCTGGGCGGTCGCCTCGGTCGGGCTCTCCAACCGGTTCGGCTTCCCCCACCCGGAGGCGGTCTCCACCTGGACCGGCGCCGGCGCGCGGTTCCTGCGGACCGACGAGGGGGCCGTGGCGTTCGCCTCCGACGGACGGAGCGTCACCCGAATGGAGGTGTCGCGCTGGCTGGATGCGCTGGCCTGGTCCCCTCCCCGCCTTTAG
- a CDS encoding pyridoxal-phosphate-dependent aminotransferase family protein — MALKSYLLTPGPTPVPERIALAMAQPILHHRAPAFEKLFAQVREDLKWLFQTKQDVLVFLSSGTGAMEGAVTNFLRRGDKAIVVNGGKFGERWGKILKAYGVEPIELKVEWGRAVEPAQVAKALEQHPDAKAVYVQASESSTGVAHPVKEICALTRDRPNTLTVVDAISALGAFDLPMDAWGMDVLLSGSQKALMLPPGLAFAAASEKAWKMAETSDLPRFYFNWKKEREMQAKNQTNYTPAVSLIVGLAEVLRWLKEDGLEKTFRRHERMSLAARAAVTALGMKLYTDSPSMALTTVIAPEGIDTDKLVKVLRDRYGVTLVGGQDQAKGKIFRIAHLGYFDEFDICTAITAIERALADMGAKVELGKGVGAAMRSFAETA; from the coding sequence ATGGCGCTCAAGAGCTACCTGTTGACTCCCGGTCCGACCCCCGTCCCGGAGCGCATCGCGCTCGCCATGGCGCAGCCCATCCTGCACCACCGCGCGCCGGCCTTCGAGAAGCTCTTCGCCCAGGTCCGCGAGGACCTGAAGTGGCTCTTCCAGACCAAGCAGGACGTGCTCGTGTTCCTGTCGTCCGGCACCGGCGCCATGGAGGGCGCCGTCACCAACTTCCTCCGCCGCGGCGACAAGGCCATCGTGGTGAACGGCGGCAAGTTCGGCGAGCGCTGGGGCAAGATCCTGAAGGCGTACGGGGTCGAGCCGATCGAGCTCAAGGTGGAGTGGGGCAGGGCGGTGGAGCCGGCCCAGGTGGCGAAGGCGCTCGAGCAGCACCCCGACGCCAAGGCGGTCTACGTCCAGGCGAGCGAGTCGTCCACCGGCGTGGCCCACCCGGTGAAGGAGATCTGCGCCCTCACCCGCGACCGCCCCAACACCCTCACCGTGGTGGACGCCATCAGCGCGCTCGGGGCCTTCGACCTGCCGATGGACGCCTGGGGCATGGACGTCCTCCTCTCCGGCTCGCAGAAGGCGCTCATGCTCCCGCCGGGCCTGGCGTTCGCCGCCGCCAGCGAGAAGGCCTGGAAGATGGCCGAGACCTCCGACCTGCCGCGCTTCTACTTCAACTGGAAGAAGGAGCGGGAGATGCAGGCGAAGAACCAGACCAACTACACGCCGGCGGTCTCGCTCATCGTCGGGCTCGCCGAGGTGCTGCGCTGGCTCAAGGAGGACGGCCTCGAGAAGACCTTCCGCCGGCACGAGCGCATGAGCCTCGCCGCCCGCGCCGCGGTGACCGCGCTCGGGATGAAGCTCTACACCGACAGCCCCTCGATGGCCCTCACCACGGTGATCGCGCCCGAGGGCATCGACACCGACAAGCTCGTGAAGGTGCTGCGCGACCGGTACGGGGTGACCCTCGTCGGCGGGCAGGACCAGGCCAAGGGGAAGATCTTCCGCATCGCCCACCTCGGCTACTTCGACGAGTTCGACATCTGCACCGCCATCACCGCCATCGAGCGCGCCCTCGCCGACATGGGCGCCAAGGTGGAGCTGGGCAAGGGCGTGGGCGCGGCGATGCGGAGCTTCGCCGAAACGGCCTAG
- a CDS encoding FHA domain-containing protein, translating into MRANEPGGRPEGTRTLAGRILRGEPLPAELPHLRVVAGPGAGETVPLADGVTLGRALDADCRLADPAASRRHARVEARAAGEVLVDLGSKNGVRVNGRRLRRPRPLRHGDRIRIGRTELQVVRPAPPRAGPAPASAGASHPRRLRLRLLAAAGLLALAAGWLAVPR; encoded by the coding sequence ATGCGCGCGAACGAACCCGGCGGGCGACCCGAGGGCACCCGCACCCTGGCCGGACGCATCCTGCGAGGCGAGCCCCTCCCCGCCGAGCTCCCGCACCTGCGCGTCGTCGCGGGCCCCGGCGCCGGCGAGACGGTGCCCCTCGCGGACGGGGTGACGCTGGGGCGGGCCCTGGACGCCGACTGCCGCCTCGCCGATCCGGCCGCCTCGCGCCGCCACGCGCGCGTCGAGGCGCGCGCCGCCGGGGAAGTCCTGGTGGACCTCGGGAGCAAGAACGGCGTCCGCGTGAACGGCCGCAGGCTCCGCCGCCCGCGGCCGCTGCGCCACGGCGACCGGATCCGGATCGGCCGCACGGAGCTCCAGGTGGTGCGCCCCGCGCCTCCCCGCGCCGGCCCCGCGCCCGCCTCCGCCGGCGCGAGCCACCCCCGGCGCCTCCGGCTGCGGCTCCTCGCCGCGGCCGGGCTCCTCGCGCTCGCCGCGGGCTGGCTCGCCGTCCCGCGCTAG